ATCCTCCTTTGAATATTTATATTCGATTTTGTGGAGAAATTTGGCTCAGCTATCGCAGCATAAATTAAGAATAAAAGCTTATGAGCATATTCAGGAATTAGATATGGATTTTTTTGAAAATGATAATACTGGAAGGCTCTTATCTATTTTGAATGATGATATAAATCAACTCGAGAGATTTCTAGACCAAGGGGCTAATCAGATTATTCAGTTATTTATAACTGTATTAATAATTGGGGGCACTATGATTTTTGTCGCTCCCAAAATCGCTTTATTTGCTTTCTTTCCTATTCCAATTATATTTTTAGGATCAATTAAATTTCAAAGGAAGCTCGCTCCAAAATATAGAGATGTTAGAAATAAAGCTGGATTGTTGGCATCAAGACTTAATAATAATTTAAGTGGAATTCTAACCATAAAAAGTTTTACTAAAGAAAAATGGGAACTAAATAGATTAAATAAAGAAAGTCTTGATTATCAAAGAAGTAATAAGGCTGCAATAAAATTATCTTCTGCTTTTATCCCTCTTATAAGATTTGCAATCTTATTTGCTTTTATAGCTATTCTTTTAATTGGAGGTTTCCAAACTTGGAATAAGACACTCGATGTAGGAACTTATAGTTTTTTAGTGTTTATTACACAGAGGCTATTATGGCCTTTAACTACTTTGGGGCATGTTTTAGATGATTTTCAGAGATCTATGGCTTCAATAGATAGAGTAATTGATCTCATAGATACGCCTATAAAAATAAAAGATGGAAAAATAAAAATTAAACCTAAAGATATCAAAGGAGAAATTATTTTTAATAATGTAAATTTTAATTATCCTGGACGCGATTTAACTTTAAAAAACATAAATTTCAAAATTGAAAATAACTCAACATTAGGAATTGTTGGTTTAACAGGTTCTGGGAAAAGTACAATAATAAAATTACTCCTAAGGATTTATGATAGTAATAATGGGTCAATAACCTTGGATGGCATTTCTATTAAAGAAATAAATTTAAAGGATTTAAGAAATTGTATTTCTTTAGTAAGTCAAGAAACTTATTTATTTCATGGCAGTGTACAAGAAAATATTGCGTATGGATCAATCAACCCAACTTTTAAAGATATCATTAAAGCTTCAAAGATTGCGGAAGCTCATAAATTTATTGAACAATTACCAGATGGTTATAAAACTATTGTGGGGGAGAGGGGCCAAAGGCTCTCAGGCGGACAACGTCAAAGAATTGCTTTAGCGCGAGCTGTTTTGAAGGATGCACCAATATTAATATTAGATGAAGCTACAGCCTCAGTTGATAATGAAACAGAGGCTTTAATTCAAAAATCATTATCTAAAATCACCAAAGAAAGAACAACCATAGTAATAGCTCATAGATTAAGCACTATAAAAAATGCTGATAATATTGTTGTTATTGATAAAGGTAAAATAGTTGAAAGCGGAAAACATGAAAAATTATTAGATCAGAACAAAATATATGCTGATTTATGGAATGTTCAAGTAGGAATTTAATATAGGATTTCTAAACTATATTAAAAAGTTAAATGATTCAATTACATTAGTAAACATACCGTCAACTTTATTCCATCTCTCTTCATTTGTACCCACAGCGAGAGTATAAAGTGTTCCTCTATCAATTACTACAGTGGCTAATTCGTGCCGGCCCTTTTCATTTAAATTTAATTTATACTCTAAATCATAGAAAATATGATTGGATGCCTCCCTCTTATTGGCATTTATAAGTTTTACCTCTCTTCCTGAACCTTCGGGAGCAATGACTTTATCAATTAATGTTTGGCCTACTTCGCTTGGGCTTCCTAATTGCTCTAATTGAACCTCTTTATTTACATCAGAAATAACTAAACTTAAGGTCTCATTACTATTTATTAGATCATGATAAATAATTTCAGGTCCTCCATCGACTTTTACTCTAGTCCATCCTGTTGGATACAAAAAGGCGTATCTTCCATCTGGACTTTGATAAGCTTCTAATCCCGCATTTAGTCCGCCACTACAAGCACTCAGCGATAAACACAAAAAAATCAAAAATAAATACTTGAAAGGGTTAAATTTAATATTTTTCATTTTGTTTGAAATTACTAACTAAAAACATAATAAGACATTAAAAGCAAACAATTATGGCAATTCAGAATTTTGCGTCTAAATTATCCCTAGAAATAGTTTGATTTTGATTACTTATACCAAACCGCTTTCAAAATTAATTGGTCATTTTGAGAAATTCCCAGGGATTGGTCCAAGAACAGCGCAACGATTAGCCCTGTTCATTTTAAAACAACCTGAAAGTACAATAAGAGATTTTTCAAAGGCTCTTTTAGAAGCACATAGTAATGTAGGTCGTTGCAAAAAATGTTTTAATTTGACTTCAGAAGATGAATGTGAAATTTGTAAAAATACTGAAAGAAATCAAAAACTAATTTGTGTAGTAGCAGAAACTAAAGATTTGCTTGCTTTAGAGCGCGCTAGAGAATTTAAAGGTGTTTACCATGTTATTGGTGGTTTAATATCCCCAATGGATTCTGTTGGCCCCGAACTCTTAGAAATAAGAAGCTTGGTAGAAAGAGTTAGTAAGTCTGAAATAGATGAAATCATATTGGCACTGACCCCCAGTGTTGAGGGAGATACAACAAGTCTTTATATTGGAAAATTGTTAGCCCCTTTTACTAAAGTTACGAGGATTGCATATGGCCTTCCAATGGGCAGTGAACTTGAATATGTGGATGAAGTTACACTTGCAAGGGCGTTAGAAGGAAGAACAAAACTAAATTAGAAATGATTCAAGACAACAATATCAAAGAAGAAAATATTTTGAGACTCCCCTCCTGGATAAAGTTTCCTATTAGTAAAGCTTCAGAGTTCGAAAAAATACAAACACTTATCAAAAAATCAAATATTCATACTATTTGTGAAGAAGCAAGATGCCCCAATAGAGCGGAATGTTACGCCTCAGGAACAGCCACTTTCTTGCTGGGCGGATCTATTTGTTCTCGTTCTTGTGCGTTCTGTCAGGTCAACAAAGGTAGACCTAGTTCAATTAATAATGATGAATGTATTAAAGTAGCTGAAGCAGTAAAAGTACTAAATTTAAAATATGTTGTTTTAACCTCTGTAGCTAGAGATGATCTCCCTGATCATGGCGCAACTTTATTTATATCCACTATTAATCAGATTAGAAAAGTTGATTCAACGATAAAAATAGAGGTTTTAACACCTGACTTATGGGGAGGGGGTAAAGACTTTAATGAAACTAATAATCTTCAGACCGAGAGATTGAAGATGATTTTAGAAAAAGATCCAGTTTGCTTTAATCATAATCTTGAAACTGTTGAAAGACTTCAAAAAGAAGTTAGAAGAGGTGCAAATTACGAAAAATCACTAAGTTTACTAAAAAAGTCAAAAGATATTGCTCCTCATATTCAGACTAAATCAGGTATTATGTTGGGTCTTGGGGAAACATTGGATGAGATAAAACATACAATTTATGATCTAAAAAAAATAAATTGTGATCAAATTACAATAGGTCAATATTTACGACCCTCCTTAAATCATTTGGCAGTTAAGAAATATTGGGATCCATCAGAGTTTAAATATTTATATCGCTTCTCCAAAGAATTAGGATTTAAGAAAGTCTCTTCTGGACCCTTAGTTAGAAGTAGTTATCATGCTGGTTAACTTTCTTCAATTAAAGAGAGTTTCTTTTCAAGTTTTTTTAATATGGAAATACATTCCCCGTTCATAAGTGTACCTGCCCCTCCCCAGACCAATCTTAATAGAAGATCTTCTGGGCTAGAACCAACTTCTTTCACAATATTGAAGCCTATTAACTTGAAGTATCTTACAAGTTTTTTACTATATCCTTCACTATCAAAAATAGCTAAAAGCCTTGCTTTGTTGCAAGATTTTTTTTCAACTGCCCAAGCCATAGTTGTTGCCCATATTAATTCCGAAACAAAAGCGGGAGCTTTACTTAGGATTCTTAATGTATCGAGTTGTATACCCTGCTTTTTCAAAAAAGTCCAACCTTTCATTTCGGCCCAAATCTTTATGATGTTTTCTTTCTGTTCTGCTATAACGATTCTAAAAAAACATAATCCAAGAGTTTCCCTAACTTGAATTTTAATTAATAATCCAACGGTACCTGCTAATTTTTCTAATTCTTCAACTTGCATAATTTTTAGAAATTAGTCCTGACAGATTTTATTATTCTCAACTTTTAATCTATCCATCTGCTTTTGTCTTTCTTCAAATCTTTTTCTATCATCATCACTAAATTGATTTATGCAGAAGTGACATTGAATACCCTCTCTAAATTCTTTTCTTTTTTGATCTTGAATTGAAACAGGCATTCCACAGGCGTGACAAATGGAATAGGAACCTTTTTTTAATTCATTGTCTAAAGCAACTCTTTTATCAAAAACGAAACATTCACCTTCAAATAAATTTTTTTCTTCTGTTATGTCATCAAGGTATTGCAAAATCCCCCCTTGCAGATGATAGATATTTTTATAACCTTTCTTTTTCAATAAACTAGTTGCTTTTTCACATCTGATACCTCCGGTACAAAACATGGCTATATTTGTTGACTTTTTATTTTCTAAGTGGTTTTCTAAATGTTCATCTACCCAATTTGGGAATTCACTAAAGTTTCTTGTCTTAGGGTTTATCGAATTTTTAAACGTCCCAATGGAAACCTCATAATGATTTCTTGTGTCAATAATAATTGTATTTTTATCTTCAATTAATTTATTCCAATCAGTTGAGTTAATATAATTACCCGCATCTTTAGATGGGCTTATTCCAGGGACTCCCATTGTGACAATTTCTTTTTTGATTTTTATTTTTAATTTCCTGAAGATTTTCTTTTCTGAGAAACTTACTTTGATGTTGTAATTTTTATTATTTGTGTATGAATTAAGTAAATTCATTACAATTTCAATTACATTTTCTTCCGCACAAATAGTTCCATTAATACCCTCACTTGCAAAAATTAATAAACCTGAAAGATCGTTTTCATTTTCGATTTCTAATAATTTATTTTTGAGATCAAGAATTGAGTTTTCTTGAAATGGAAAGAAAGAATAAAGAGAAACAATTTTATAATTTTTATTTTTCATAAAGAAGATAATTTTTTTTTACAACTTTCAAAATCTTCATTAAAAAGAACCCCAACTTCTTTTAAAAGTGATCTGTCAGACTGAAAAGATGGATTTGAAGTCGTGAGTAACTCATCTCCATAAAAAATTGAATTTGCCCCACATTGAAAACATAAAATTTGAGCTTCTTTTGAGAGATTTTCTCTCCCTGCGCTTAATCTTATTTTACTTTTAGGCATAAGAATTCTTGCTGTAGCTATCATCCTTATCATCTCAATCGAATCAATTTCTTGATTATCTTCTAAGCCAGTACCTTCGATAGCTACTAATGAATTTATAGGAACGCTTTCAGGGTGTGGATTCATGTTTGAAAGCACTTCCAATAGCGATGCTCTATCACTATCAGTTTCCCCCAAGCCTATTATTCCTCCACAACATACATTTATTCCAGCTTTTCTAACTCTATCAATAGTATCTAATCTGTCTTGATAAGTTCTAGTAGTAATAATATTTTTATAATAATCTGGACTAGTATCAAGATTGTGATTATATGCGGTTAAACCTGCCTCGGCTAATCTTGCGGCTTGTTCATCAGTAAGCATGCCTGCTGTAACACATGCTTCCATTCCTAAATCTCTCACACCACTTACCATCTTTAACATTGCATCAAAGGATTTCCCATCTCTAATTTCTCTCCATGCCCAACCCATACAGAACCTTTCTGCACCCTCATCTTTTGCTAATCGAGCTCTCCCTAAAACCTCTTCAACTTCAAATTGAGGATGACTTTTAATTTCGCTAGTACTATAGATTGATTGACTACAATAAGAGCAATTTTCTTCACATCCTCCAGTTTTCACACTGAATAAAGATGCCAATTGAACTTTATATTTGTTGAATTTCCTATGAACAATCTGTGCTTCCCACATTAAATCTATCAGAGGCATATTGAGTATTTCCAATATCTCATCTCTACCCCAATCGAATCTAATTTCACTGTATGAATGATTATTCGACTTAGTCATTTTTGGTTAGTTGGAACATTGAGAATCTTCAAAAGATTCATTTGGTAATGATTCTATACCGCCAAAACGTCTATTCCTTGATTGGTAATCAATTATTGCTTTAAGAAATTCAAACTCATTGAAGTCTGGCCAAAGCACATCAGAAATGTAAATTTCTGAATAAGCTAATTGCCATAGTAGAAAATTACTTATTCTTTTTTCTCCACTTGTTCTTATAAGTAATTCTGGATCCTTAATTCCTTTAGTTAATAACCTAGAACTAAATAATTCTTCATTAATTTCATCCGGTTTTATTTCCCCAGAAAAAGATTTTAATGCTATTTCCTTAGCAACTTTTACGATTTCCTGCCTACCTCCGTAATTTACGCAAACATTTAGTAAAAAATCATCATTATTATTAGTGAGTGATTCTGAATGGTAAATTACCTTTTTTAAGTTTTCTGGGAAAGGTGTTAAATCTCCGATAAATTTTATTTTTATAGACTCTCGATGGATCTCTTTAATTTCATTTCTCAAAACTTCTCCGAAAAGATTTATTAGGAAATTGACCTCTTTTGTTGGTCTTGTCCAATTCTCAGTTGAAAAAGCATAAACAGTAAGTACCCTACAACCTAATTGTTTTGATGATTTGATGATTTCTTTTAATGCACTAACACCTTTGTTATGACCTATTGACCGTGGCAAACCTTTTTTTGTAGCCCATCTCCCATTCCCATCCATAATTATTGCTACATGTTCAGGGACTTTTTGCATATCTATCATCTTGGATAATTCAATGTTTCTTTTTTGAATTGTTTTTTCCAAACTCATTAGTTAATCCTTTTTGTGAGTGATGATTTCTGATTTATTGGACTCTTTTTCGCTGATATCACTGATAATATTATCACTTGGGTTTGTTTTTTGGGATAATGCAGTTTTACTTACAGATGGTTTATTTGTTCCCATAGAATTTTGATTACCAATCAAATTTAAAAGAAGTTCTTGTAACCTGCTGCTTGTAATTGGCCTTTCTAGTTTTCCTTGGTTTGCTAATGATAACGTACCTGTCTCTTCAGAAACAACTATGCAAATACACCTATCAAATCTTTCTGTAATTCCTAATGCAGCTAAGTGTCTTGTGCCATATCTACTGATACCTTGTCTCGAGAGAGGAAGTATTACACCAGCTGATATTATTTTATTACCTTTAACAAGAACTGCTCCATCGTGCAATGGTGTATCTGTTGCAAAAAGATTTATTAAAAGGTCTGTTGAAAGTTGAGCCTCAATATTTGTCCCTGAGTATAAGAAATCTTCAGGTCTTAGATCACTACCCAAATCGACAACGATTAATGCTCCCCTTCTATTCTGAGAAAGTCTGCCTGCAGTCTCTACTAACTGGGTAATTGTTGTAGAGGTTGCTCTAAATTCCTTTGGTGGATTTCCAAGTAGTACAGCTAACCTCCCAGTACCTAATAATTCCATTAATCTTCTAAGCTCTCCTTGCCAAAGGATTGCTAAAGAGAGAGAGCAAGCTAGTACTACAGCATCAATTAATTTTGAAGTTAAAGGAAGAAAGGCATATCTTTGTATAAACCATGCAGATGAAACTAAAAGTAAATATCCCCTTAACAGCCATAATGTTCTCTGTTCTTTTACTCTAGAAAACAATAAAAGTCCAAAACCTAGAGCAAATAAGACATCTAATAAAAGCTTTAAATTTATAAACCCCCAGAAATTCACATTAAAAACAAAATTAATTTAAATGTACCTAATTTTGTTTGATAAAGCGATCAGGTAAGACATCATATTTCAAAAGATCTGATGGACTTTCTCTCTTTTGGATTATCTCTGCTTCCCCATCAAATACTACAAGGGCAGCAGGTCTTGGGATTCTATTATAGTTAGAACTCATCGAGATATTGTATGCACCTGTCCCAAAAACACATATTAGATCTCCTGTTTTGCAATCTGCTAATTCAATCTCTTTAAATAATACATCTCCTGATTCGCAGTGCTTTCCAGCAATAGTATATTTATTTTTGGAATCAATATTAAAAGGATTTTTTACCAAACATGCAGAATAACTTGATTGATATGTTATTGGTCTTGGATTATCACTCATGCCACCATCTACAGATAAGTATGTTCTGATCCCAGGAATTTCTTTAAAAGCACCAATTTTGTAAATTGTAACCCCTGCTGTAGATACAATAGATCTTCCAGGTTCGCACATTAATGTAGGTAAATCTAAGTTGTGCTTTTCACAAGCATTAACAACTGATGTAGAGATTGTTTTAACCCATTCGTAAATTGATGGTGGATCGTCATTTTCAGTGTATTTGATACCTAAACCACCTCCTACATTCAATTTTTTAATGTCATGGCCAAATTTTTTTGCATCCAAAATAACATTAACCATTATTTCGCCTAGGTCCTTATGAGGTTCTAATTCAAAAATTTGGGAACCAATATGGGCATGTAATCCTTTTAATTTGAGATGTTTAGAATTACTAATCCTTGAAAATAAAACATTTAAATATTCAATTCCAAACCCAAATTTACTGTCAAATGATCCTGTCCTTATGTATTCATGAGTGTGGCATTCTATTCCAGGAGTAAAGCGAACCATGATTTCTAAGTCATGATTCAATGAATTTGAGATTTCTTCTAACCTTTCTAAGTCGTAATCATTATCAACAATAACTTTAATATTATTTGCAACTGCAAACTCTATTTCTTTATCTGATTTATTATTCCCATGAAAAACAATTTTTTCGTTTGGGACCCCGCCATTGAGGGCAGTTAAAAGTTCTCCCTCTGAAACGGCATCAAGTCCTAAACCTTCTGATGCAACAAGATTACTCATAAAAATAGAACTATTTGCTTTGGAGGCATATATCGGTAATGATTCGCCTGGGTAATAATCTTCTAGTGCTTTTTTATAAGCTCTACATGAGTTTCTTAAAGTAAGTTCATCTAAGATATATAAAGGAGAATCATATTTCTTAATTAATTCTTCGATAGAACATCCACCAATTGATAATTTTCCATCACTTCCAATAGATGTAGTGATAGGTACGATATTTTTATTAGGACTTTTGTGATCAATCTTTTGTTTTAAAAAGGATTTTTTTTCTTCCATAGGAAAAATGATGCGAATATGCAAATAATGTCACGTTTTATAATGACTTTAAATTTGAACTTTTGGAATTCTTTCTACTAAATGATATCTATTAAACAAATAAATGAGAAAGATATTGATTTATGTTATGAATTAGATTCAAATACAATTTCGTTATGGAGCAAAAATCAGTGGGCTAAGGAATTCAATAAGGAAGATACAAAAATCTTTGGGTTAATGCTGAAAAATTTAATTATAGGAATATGCGTTTTTCAAGTTGTTCTAGATGAAGCTCAAATAAATTATTTTGTAGTAAACAAGAACTTTAGAAAAAGAGGTTTTGGAACTTACCTTATGGGCCACGTAATTAGACAGTGTGAAAAATTAAAAATTAATAGATTACTATTAGAAGTCTCCCACAGAAATTTTATTGCTGAGAAATTTTATAGTCGGTTTGATTTTTCTACCGTGGGAACAAGAAGGCAATATTATAAGGATGGTTCAGATGCTCTTTTAAAAGAAAAAAAATTAATAAAGAAGTAATTATATTTTTATTGTGCGGATAACCAGAATGATTGAAATTACTGCAATTTATAGCTATATCGCGAAATAAAGTGAATTTTTCAGAATAAAAAATACTTTTGGGTATTCACAAAAGCTCATTCTGAACACAAAATTGACATATTACTGGTAGGTTATATGTAAGGATTTAGTTTTCTGATGTTTGAAAGATTTACAGAAAAAGCCATAAAAGTCATCATGCTTGCCCAAGAGGAAGCTCGTAGACTTGGACATAATTTTGTTGGCACAGAACAAATCCTTCTAGGTTTAATTGGCGAAGGAACAGGTGTTGCTGCTAAAGTTCTTAAATCACTTGGTGTTAATCTTAAAGATTCAAGAATTGAAGTAGAAAAGATAATTGGTAGAGGCTCGGGTTTTGTAGCAGTAGAAATACCCTTTACTCCAAGGGCAAAAAGAGTTTTAGAGTTATCCCTTGAAGAAGCTCGTCAACTTGGTCACAACTATATTGGTACTGAACATCTTTTACTCGGATTAATTAGAGAGGGTGAGGGTGTTGCTGCAAGGGTGCTTGAAAATCTTAGTATCGATCTTACTAAAGTAAGAACTCAAGTTATAAGAATGCTAGGTGAAACAGCTGAGGTGGGTTCCGGAGCTAATTCAAGTAAGAGTAATTTAAAAACTGCTACTCTCGACGAATTCGGAACAAACTTAACAAAGTTGGCAAGTGAATCAAAACTCGATCCAGTAGTTGGACGTCATGCAGAAATAGATAGAGTAGTTCAAATACTTGGTAGAAGGACTAAAAATAATCCTGTCCTTATTGGAGAACCTGGAGTAGGTAAAACTGCTATTGCAGAGGGTTTGGCTCAAAGAATTCAACTAGGAGATATTCCCGACATACTTGAAGATAAAAGAGTTTTAACCCTTGATATAGGTCTTTTGGTAGCTGGAACAAAATATAGAGGCGAATTCGAAGAAAGATTAAAAAAAATAATGGAAGAAATTAAGTCAGCAGGTAATGTAATTTTAGTCATAGATGAAGTGCATACTTTAATTGGCGCTGGAGCTGCAGAAGGGGCTATAGATGCTGCAAATATTTTGAAGCCAGCATTAGCTCGTGGAGAACTTCAATGTATAGGAGCAACGACACTCGACGAATATAGAAAACACATCGAGAGAGATGCTGCTCTAGAAAGAAGGTTTCAACCTGTCATGGTTGGTGAGCCATCTATTGAAGATACTATTGAAATCTTAAAAGGTTTAAGAGAACGCTATGAACAACATCATCGTCTAACAATTACTGATGATGCTTTAGAGGCTGCCGCCCATTTAGGTGATCGTTATATTTCTGATAGATTTTTACCCGATAAGGCTATAGATTTAATTGATGAGGCAGGAAGTAGAGTACGTTTAATAAATTCCAAACTTCCACCTGAAGCCAAACAAATAGATAAAGAACTAAGGCAAGTACAAAAACAAAAGGAAGAATCTGTAAGAGACCAAAACTTTGATCAAGCAGGTCAACTAAGGGAAAAGGA
The Prochlorococcus marinus CUG1433 genome window above contains:
- the lipA gene encoding lipoyl synthase, which produces MIQDNNIKEENILRLPSWIKFPISKASEFEKIQTLIKKSNIHTICEEARCPNRAECYASGTATFLLGGSICSRSCAFCQVNKGRPSSINNDECIKVAEAVKVLNLKYVVLTSVARDDLPDHGATLFISTINQIRKVDSTIKIEVLTPDLWGGGKDFNETNNLQTERLKMILEKDPVCFNHNLETVERLQKEVRRGANYEKSLSLLKKSKDIAPHIQTKSGIMLGLGETLDEIKHTIYDLKKINCDQITIGQYLRPSLNHLAVKKYWDPSEFKYLYRFSKELGFKKVSSGPLVRSSYHAG
- a CDS encoding ABC transporter ATP-binding protein, encoding MRSKKNQNPIIRLYFNLIEERRLLFFAFLSSIINKILDLAPPVIIGLAVDIVVKEQSSWIAGFGIKEVPAQLIFLAFASGIVWSGESSFEYLYSILWRNLAQLSQHKLRIKAYEHIQELDMDFFENDNTGRLLSILNDDINQLERFLDQGANQIIQLFITVLIIGGTMIFVAPKIALFAFFPIPIIFLGSIKFQRKLAPKYRDVRNKAGLLASRLNNNLSGILTIKSFTKEKWELNRLNKESLDYQRSNKAAIKLSSAFIPLIRFAILFAFIAILLIGGFQTWNKTLDVGTYSFLVFITQRLLWPLTTLGHVLDDFQRSMASIDRVIDLIDTPIKIKDGKIKIKPKDIKGEIIFNNVNFNYPGRDLTLKNINFKIENNSTLGIVGLTGSGKSTIIKLLLRIYDSNNGSITLDGISIKEINLKDLRNCISLVSQETYLFHGSVQENIAYGSINPTFKDIIKASKIAEAHKFIEQLPDGYKTIVGERGQRLSGGQRQRIALARAVLKDAPILILDEATASVDNETEALIQKSLSKITKERTTIVIAHRLSTIKNADNIVVIDKGKIVESGKHEKLLDQNKIYADLWNVQVGI
- the recR gene encoding recombination protein RecR, producing the protein MITYTKPLSKLIGHFEKFPGIGPRTAQRLALFILKQPESTIRDFSKALLEAHSNVGRCKKCFNLTSEDECEICKNTERNQKLICVVAETKDLLALERAREFKGVYHVIGGLISPMDSVGPELLEIRSLVERVSKSEIDEIILALTPSVEGDTTSLYIGKLLAPFTKVTRIAYGLPMGSELEYVDEVTLARALEGRTKLN
- a CDS encoding ATP-dependent Clp protease ATP-binding subunit, which codes for MFERFTEKAIKVIMLAQEEARRLGHNFVGTEQILLGLIGEGTGVAAKVLKSLGVNLKDSRIEVEKIIGRGSGFVAVEIPFTPRAKRVLELSLEEARQLGHNYIGTEHLLLGLIREGEGVAARVLENLSIDLTKVRTQVIRMLGETAEVGSGANSSKSNLKTATLDEFGTNLTKLASESKLDPVVGRHAEIDRVVQILGRRTKNNPVLIGEPGVGKTAIAEGLAQRIQLGDIPDILEDKRVLTLDIGLLVAGTKYRGEFEERLKKIMEEIKSAGNVILVIDEVHTLIGAGAAEGAIDAANILKPALARGELQCIGATTLDEYRKHIERDAALERRFQPVMVGEPSIEDTIEILKGLRERYEQHHRLTITDDALEAAAHLGDRYISDRFLPDKAIDLIDEAGSRVRLINSKLPPEAKQIDKELRQVQKQKEESVRDQNFDQAGQLREKEMELSAKIKEVLDNKKESKTEEESDVDTNSASNDPKLLQNPSVSEEDVAHIVASWTGVPVQKLTETESVKLLNMEETLHQRLIGQDEAVKAVSRAIRRARVGLKNPNRPIASFIFSGPTGVGKTELTKSLASYFFGSEEAMIRLDMSEFMERHTVSKLIGSPPGYVGFNEGGQLTEAVRRRPYTVVLFDEVEKAHPDVFNLLLQLLEDGRLTDSKGRTVDFKNTLLIMTSNIGSKVIEKGGGGLGFEFSGDSVEDSQYNRIKSLVNEELKQYFRPEFLNRLDEIIVFRQLTKNEVKEIAEIMLQEVFVRLQDKGIKLNVTDAFKERLVEEGYNPSYGARPLRRAVMRLLEDSLAEEVLSGRIKGGDKALVDIDENKKVTINISSEESPQELASANF
- the lysA gene encoding diaminopimelate decarboxylase, whose amino-acid sequence is MEEKKSFLKQKIDHKSPNKNIVPITTSIGSDGKLSIGGCSIEELIKKYDSPLYILDELTLRNSCRAYKKALEDYYPGESLPIYASKANSSIFMSNLVASEGLGLDAVSEGELLTALNGGVPNEKIVFHGNNKSDKEIEFAVANNIKVIVDNDYDLERLEEISNSLNHDLEIMVRFTPGIECHTHEYIRTGSFDSKFGFGIEYLNVLFSRISNSKHLKLKGLHAHIGSQIFELEPHKDLGEIMVNVILDAKKFGHDIKKLNVGGGLGIKYTENDDPPSIYEWVKTISTSVVNACEKHNLDLPTLMCEPGRSIVSTAGVTIYKIGAFKEIPGIRTYLSVDGGMSDNPRPITYQSSYSACLVKNPFNIDSKNKYTIAGKHCESGDVLFKEIELADCKTGDLICVFGTGAYNISMSSNYNRIPRPAALVVFDGEAEIIQKRESPSDLLKYDVLPDRFIKQN
- a CDS encoding photosystem II reaction center PsbP family protein codes for the protein MKNIKFNPFKYLFLIFLCLSLSACSGGLNAGLEAYQSPDGRYAFLYPTGWTRVKVDGGPEIIYHDLINSNETLSLVISDVNKEVQLEQLGSPSEVGQTLIDKVIAPEGSGREVKLINANKREASNHIFYDLEYKLNLNEKGRHELATVVIDRGTLYTLAVGTNEERWNKVDGMFTNVIESFNFLI
- a CDS encoding TIGR00159 family protein, whose protein sequence is MNFWGFINLKLLLDVLFALGFGLLLFSRVKEQRTLWLLRGYLLLVSSAWFIQRYAFLPLTSKLIDAVVLACSLSLAILWQGELRRLMELLGTGRLAVLLGNPPKEFRATSTTITQLVETAGRLSQNRRGALIVVDLGSDLRPEDFLYSGTNIEAQLSTDLLINLFATDTPLHDGAVLVKGNKIISAGVILPLSRQGISRYGTRHLAALGITERFDRCICIVVSEETGTLSLANQGKLERPITSSRLQELLLNLIGNQNSMGTNKPSVSKTALSQKTNPSDNIISDISEKESNKSEIITHKKD
- a CDS encoding GNAT family N-acetyltransferase, encoding MISIKQINEKDIDLCYELDSNTISLWSKNQWAKEFNKEDTKIFGLMLKNLIIGICVFQVVLDEAQINYFVVNKNFRKRGFGTYLMGHVIRQCEKLKINRLLLEVSHRNFIAEKFYSRFDFSTVGTRRQYYKDGSDALLKEKKLIKK
- the bioB gene encoding biotin synthase BioB; amino-acid sequence: MTKSNNHSYSEIRFDWGRDEILEILNMPLIDLMWEAQIVHRKFNKYKVQLASLFSVKTGGCEENCSYCSQSIYSTSEIKSHPQFEVEEVLGRARLAKDEGAERFCMGWAWREIRDGKSFDAMLKMVSGVRDLGMEACVTAGMLTDEQAARLAEAGLTAYNHNLDTSPDYYKNIITTRTYQDRLDTIDRVRKAGINVCCGGIIGLGETDSDRASLLEVLSNMNPHPESVPINSLVAIEGTGLEDNQEIDSIEMIRMIATARILMPKSKIRLSAGRENLSKEAQILCFQCGANSIFYGDELLTTSNPSFQSDRSLLKEVGVLFNEDFESCKKKLSSL
- a CDS encoding isoprenyl transferase produces the protein MSLEKTIQKRNIELSKMIDMQKVPEHVAIIMDGNGRWATKKGLPRSIGHNKGVSALKEIIKSSKQLGCRVLTVYAFSTENWTRPTKEVNFLINLFGEVLRNEIKEIHRESIKIKFIGDLTPFPENLKKVIYHSESLTNNNDDFLLNVCVNYGGRQEIVKVAKEIALKSFSGEIKPDEINEELFSSRLLTKGIKDPELLIRTSGEKRISNFLLWQLAYSEIYISDVLWPDFNEFEFLKAIIDYQSRNRRFGGIESLPNESFEDSQCSN
- a CDS encoding rhodanese-related sulfurtransferase; protein product: MKNKNYKIVSLYSFFPFQENSILDLKNKLLEIENENDLSGLLIFASEGINGTICAEENVIEIVMNLLNSYTNNKNYNIKVSFSEKKIFRKLKIKIKKEIVTMGVPGISPSKDAGNYINSTDWNKLIEDKNTIIIDTRNHYEVSIGTFKNSINPKTRNFSEFPNWVDEHLENHLENKKSTNIAMFCTGGIRCEKATSLLKKKGYKNIYHLQGGILQYLDDITEEKNLFEGECFVFDKRVALDNELKKGSYSICHACGMPVSIQDQKRKEFREGIQCHFCINQFSDDDRKRFEERQKQMDRLKVENNKICQD